CTCCTCACTCTTCCagctcctcctccccctttccctTCCAGCGCAACGGAAACGCCTGACCCGAcgcgctcctcttcctcctcctctactCATCGTCGTCCCCCCTCCCCTCTCGCCGTCTCCTCCCTCGCCCTCACCCGAGCCGTAGCCCTACACCTCCCCGCGGGGATGGGCGGCGTCACCTCGACGGTCGCGGCCCGCTTCGCCTTCTTCCCGCCCAGCCCGCCGTCCTACGGCATCGAGCCCCTGCCGCCGCCCGATGCCGCCGGGGCGACGGCCGGGGAGGCCAAGGGGGAGGAGGggagcgtggtggtggagctcacgGGGGTGCCGCGGAGGGCCAACGTGGAGGCGCGGCGGCTGCGGACCAAGCGGGGCACGGACGTGGTCGCCGTGTACGCGCGCCAGACCGGCGCCAAGCTCACGCTGCTCTACTCCCACGGCAACGCCGCCGACCTGGGCCAGATGTACGAGCTCTTCGTCGAGCTCAGCGCGCACCTCAACGTCAACCTCATGGggtacgcacgcacgcacgctgGATCGGATTGGCTTAGACTTTAGATTGGGGGTGCCGTGGTCCTGGATTCGGGCAGTAACCCTGGATCTCCCATGCCGCGTTTCTCTGGATCAAAGCTGCGCTTTTTACCGGGCTTTAGAGAACGGAAGTGGTATTCCTCGGTGGAAATGTTCGGATTGCGTGTCAGTGGGATGGTCGCTTCTTGGACTGGACGAAAAATCCCAACTTCTCTTCCGGTATTGCGTGATTGGGTTCAGGTTTTGGTACTGGGGCCGTGCTGCTCTCTGGTGCTGGATTTGCTAGCTCTAGTCTAAATTAAACCATTTAGTAGTACTAATCTGCGCGTTCATTCTCGTGTATGCTGGTGCTTGGCTTCATCTTGGCATGTGATGCGGCATTTGTCACTGATACGTCTGCTAATGGGTGCCTAGTTATTTTGTTCCTCCTCAAATTCTTATCCCAGAATAAACTACTACTGAATTGTGAGTTATGTTGTGGTTTTTGTAGATTGTTGGGAATGCTTGCTTTAGGTGGCCGTGAGAACTGAGAAGTACTGTATCTGGGAGTTGTTCAGTCTTGGGTAGTAAGGAGGATATTTGGATTAAAAGTGCCTGTCTATGATTGGATAATCCATGATTCATGTGATTTTATGGAGGTGGCCCAAGACCTGATTTTTATTAGTTACTATTTTTGGCCAAAATTTGATGGATTTGTTCAGATTAGGTGTTACATGCTACCACTTTTAGAAAATTCCACTAATAGAGTAGTAAGGAAAAAGCGGGAAATCAATACTTAATGAATTCCACAACATTATTATGCAAGCACACGTGTCCGGTGCACAGCCCTCATAAAAGCGTAAATACCAAAATAAGCGATCAATGCTGTCATCTTCCTAATTGTTGTTTAAATATATCCATTTTTTGGGTTAAATTTCTTCTTTCGTTGGAGTTTTAGCTCGTTGCTTCCTATGCATTGGATGGAGAATATTAGCTAGGTAGGTTTAGTCTAATGAATCTGTTGATGACGAGAGGTTTGAGTTTCTGATGAGAGAACTCTTGATTCATTCAGTTGATGTAGAAACTCTAGCAAATTTAAAATTCTTTGGTGGGGTGATTGTCTTGTCCTTCACTGCTTTTATTAAACTCAAGATTTTTGTTCTTTACCTAGCATGGTTGTAACATTATCATATTTAGTTAATCTTTGTGTTATATGTCTGTTCTCTGAATGCACTTTTGTCCTTTATGGGGTCACTAGTTTTGGCGCAAGGCATTAAAAAAATGTTGAGCGTTTACATTATTGCTAATATAACTTCAACATCACATATGACTCCAGACATGACCCCTGTGGTTTCAGTGCCCAGATTAGATACGACGAACACTACTTCCATTTACTCTATATGCCTATATACCCTTGCTTTATTACGGTTTAAAAAATATAGTGCAGCCCTATACAGTGCCGGGCCAAGCTTCTTTTGTGACCTCTATTCGAGCTAGAGATTTTGTGATTGAGGTTAGTTTCAAAGGAAGATCTTCAGCGTATTGAAGTTGAACTGTCGGGATTGTTCATTGTAATTAAGTTAGTCTAATTGCTGCTGTTTCTGTTAGAGCGTTCCTGGAAATGTGTAAGAGGGAGGTGGAAAGTGTGGATGAACCACGATCACTACAAACTCAGCATTCTATAATTGCAGAAGGTCATAAATAAGCTATGAGGCTATGCCTCAGCTGGCCTCAGCTGCCCTTCATGCTAATTAGTAGTGATACAAGGCCTTCTATAAATGCAACATAGCAAACTGATCCTCCGATTGCTTATTTAGTTATGCTATCTTCTTCCTTTCAACTTCTCCACGAAAGTGAAAATATATATTGAGATGACTAAAAACGGAAAGTGTCTAGAAGGAAAGGAAACTTTCAACACCAATACAAGCCACCATATTGATTAGTTTCCGAATTAATATGCCAATTTTTTATAGCATTTTCAGTCGTGTTCCTTGCCAGTTTACATGGTTGCATGTTGCCGCCACTCTTTCGTCATCCTGTGATATTAGTACCTTGGAAGATAGTGGTCGGatccttccccggaccctgcgcaaacGGGAGCTACGTGCACCTGGCTGCCCCCCAATTAACAGGATGCATCCGATGAAGAAACCTATTTTCACAATGGAAATCACTGGATGAACCTCTCTTATGTCTCTTGGGATTGTTTTGGCGAAACACTAACATATTTTTGTTCTTTCTTTCCTTTGCAGCTATGACTACTCTGGTTATGGACAATCTTCTGGAAAGGTTAcatattttctcttttctttttttggctTGTGTTCTCCTCAGTGTGCATAATACTGATCATTTATTCTTATCTATTATGGCAGCCCAGTGAGCAAAACACATATGCTGATATAGAGGCTGTTTACAGATGTCTCATAGAAACCTATGCAGCCTCTGAGGAAAATATCATTCTTTATGGCCAATCAGTGGGGAGTGGTCCTACTTTGGATTTGGCTTCACGTTTGCCTCGTTTGAGAGCAGTTGTTGTACATAGTCCAATTTTGTCTGGTTTAAGAGTGATGTATCCTGTAAAACATACATACTGGTTTGACATATATAAGGTAACTAAATTACATTTCTTCAGTCCTTTTTTGTACTTAGCTGCATCTGATTTGTCTTGTATCTGCAGAACATCGACAAAATTCCACTAGTCAGTTGCCCTGTTCTAGTGATTCATGTGAGTGTCCTTTCCTCCTTAATCTTATACACAGTTTTGACTTTATGTTCAGGGCATACGTGTTATCCGCCTAGACATTTTCTTTAGCATTCTCATGCCCTTGTCTGCCCATTCATGCATGGGCACATATTTGCATTCTAGTAATGTTACATAGGTGAACTTGTACACGAGGACATGTTGATTAGTAACTAGTGGAGAAAATATCAAGCAGGTGTAATTATTTAAGATGTCTGCAAATGGCTATTTGGTTGTTTATTAATCACATAATAGGATTATGGCGAAGTACAGTATCAATCATCCAACCGTTGCCTTTGGGAATGGCTAGAATTTTGACTTTTGAGAACTTGCTAGTGCTCATGTGAATATGAGCATAGGGCCATCACTGTATTTCTGGCCAAAGTCTCTATAATGGTAATGCAATCAAAAGTCTCCAGATTCACTGAGAAAAAGAAATGGTAATCGATATAGCATACTctgtaaacaagtgacaattatTCCATTAGCTGGAATAGCTTTACCATGAGTTGATTTTGTATACTATCTGTGACATTGTTGCTTTAACAAATTATTCATAAATTTTGCTATTCATTCTAGTCAAGATGTAGAACAAGAAAGATGTACAGTGGTATTCTTTTGTAGAAGACTGAAAGCTGACTGAGTAACCGCAACACCTCTGCACATTTTTGTGATAGTAATACAATCACTTCTTTCAGGGTACAGCTGATGAGGTTGTCGACTGTTCTCATGGGAGGGCATTGTGGGAACTCGCTAAAGTAAAGTACGAGCCTCTATGGGTTAAAGGAGGAAACCACTGTAATTTGGAACTGTATCCAGAATACATTAAGCATCTAAAGAAGTTTGTTGGAGCCATAGAGAAACTGCCACCCCCAAATGATGAATCCCCAGAGAGCTCAGGTGCATCGGACCGTACCCAAACAGAGCCCGAAGGTACAGAGGAGCCAAGGAAAAGCGTAGACCATAGGGAGAAGACAAGGCCAAGCATAGATCATAGAAAGAGCACAGACCGTCGAGATAAACCAAGAGGCAGTACAGATAGGAGGGACAAAAGCAGAAAGAGTGTAGATAATCCTGACAGACCACGAGCTAGCGTTGATCAGCCCGATAGGCCAAGGAAAAGCGTTGACCGGTACGTTTACCATTCGTGACGTACCAgatagttcctttgatggcatatgCTGTATATGTGTTGCGAGAAAATTCGCTTCCAGTTTGTCGACTAATATGTGGAACGGGTGTTTGTTTACAGCTTTGGAGGGATGATGAAGGCTGTGAGGTTGCGCAACATCGACTGTTTCAAGGTACCGACAACGTCCTCCGGGAGCTGAAGATAGATACCAGAAAAGGTCAGTGGTGTTTTGGAGGGCGCCTCGTCTGTATGTATTCCATCTGTGTAAGTTAATTCATTTGGGTGATTGGTTCGGCTGTAGGCGGTATATCTCAATACAGTGGGGGATTTGTAATGTTTCTGGTTTTGTGTTCCTTGTGAGATGAAATAATAACTTAACTTGTTTATAACATGCTCCTCAATTTTCTTCTTAGTTAGATGAGGTTCAGACCCTTTTAGACGGATTTAGTTGTGGACTGTGATAGGCTTGGCTCGGTtcgagctcgagcttgatctgatgTTATTCCAAGTACGTATTTTGCAATTTGGTCTCTCCGGTTGTAGCTCGGCCGCATAGGCAATCGTAGTAGAGCAGAGCTGACGTTTGCGGACCAGCGTGTAAACAACATTGTATCCTTTGGCAGCAGTTGAGGAAGGTGGTGTAGTGGGGAGAGCCTGTGCAGCGTCTTCAGATAATTTTCGGCAGGTTTTGTATCCATGAATGCTCTCTGCAGGAGGACTCAAATCGCAGTGAAGCGAAATTGGTCAGCTGGGAACTCCGTCTAGTTTGTTCAAGGAAATGCCTTGCATCTGGTTTTTTCTTTTAGTCTTATGCCTTGGATCTGTTGTGGTGATGTTCAAGGAAAATTTGCTTACTCCACATCAACACAGTAAATCAATAAATTCTATCCATGGATGTTTTCAGTCAGTCTACATTTTGGTCAGCTCAGTTTGTTTGGAGTTTTTGGAGAAAAAGAAAATACTTTGATGTGTTTGACATAAATAAAGGAcgttgataacgcccacacgtgtggcatattAGACATCCTTCCACACACCGTGTGTGGCGTGAGCAAGAGGCAGCGTCTACACGTGTGAGCGCAGCTACTTCGTGCAACACGACCAGCAAATACTATTCATCTTCATCCCGTGCGTGTagcacgaagcaaaaatgcccacatGTCTTGGCGCAGCTACGTTAGGTACCTGTGAggtgacgatttagttgccatctgggatggcagatgtagttattCATGGCAGCTCTATCTGTTTtgattaactatagttgccatgtctaatttatggtagttgccgcgtgtaatcaaaccatagttgtcgtgtgtgattaactacttgacatatatggtcaaacagtagttgacatgtgtgtttacctagtcgccacgtgtggtccaaccataagtgccatgtatggttaatcacagttgccatatgtgtttatctggttgccatgtacgcgcaactgcagttgccgtctagcaacgAATCATAGTTGACCTAGTTGCCACATACACGTAACTGCAATTGCCATACGTCAACGTACGAGTGTCGTGTGGACGAAAATCAGTTCGCTCACACGCGCGTGAACTAGGTGTTGGTTGTGTGGGCAGAAAGTAGTTAGCCCACACAACACAACTGGCAAACCGCGTGCTGCGGGCGTGCGAAAGAACTCTTCAACGCCCACACATCAGCCCCGTCCTACGTGCCACGCAAATTCTGCCTCaatgtgtcaagattcgtgcaaactcgACTAGACGGTGATCCACGCGTGTGAGCGAGTTGTAAAActaccacacgtgtgggcgttagtattttcataaataaataaataaatacgcCGGCATCGTAAACCATAATACTTTTGATACATTGATTTTATTTTGTGGAGTATTTTGAAAAGAAGGCCCTCTTTTTTGTAAATGAACTTGTAAAGTGAAGTGAGAAAACTGCGCCTTATTAGAAACAAAAATTGTTGATTACCCAGGCAAGGCAATGCCACAGTCCGATCTCACGTTCTTCCCGATCAACCCCACGTGCACACTGCTCGTGGCC
Above is a window of Triticum aestivum cultivar Chinese Spring chromosome 6B, IWGSC CS RefSeq v2.1, whole genome shotgun sequence DNA encoding:
- the LOC123136798 gene encoding alpha/beta hydrolase domain-containing protein 17C produces the protein MGGVTSTVAARFAFFPPSPPSYGIEPLPPPDAAGATAGEAKGEEGSVVVELTGVPRRANVEARRLRTKRGTDVVAVYARQTGAKLTLLYSHGNAADLGQMYELFVELSAHLNVNLMGYDYSGYGQSSGKPSEQNTYADIEAVYRCLIETYAASEENIILYGQSVGSGPTLDLASRLPRLRAVVVHSPILSGLRVMYPVKHTYWFDIYKNIDKIPLVSCPVLVIHGTADEVVDCSHGRALWELAKVKYEPLWVKGGNHCNLELYPEYIKHLKKFVGAIEKLPPPNDESPESSGASDRTQTEPEGTEEPRKSVDHREKTRPSIDHRKSTDRRDKPRGSTDRRDKSRKSVDNPDRPRASVDQPDRPRKSVDRFGGMMKAVRLRNIDCFKVPTTSSGS